One genomic segment of Desulfosporosinus sp. Sb-LF includes these proteins:
- a CDS encoding P-II family nitrogen regulator has product MKKIEAIIRPEKLNDVKDALSNIGVNGMTISNVMGFGKQKGHTQIYRGQEIVSKLLPKIKLEVVIPTKKADEVIATIVNTSKTGEFGDGKIFVFDVADTIRIRTGEHGDDAI; this is encoded by the coding sequence ATGAAAAAAATTGAAGCTATTATTAGGCCAGAGAAACTGAATGATGTAAAGGACGCTCTGTCGAATATTGGAGTAAACGGGATGACGATCTCTAATGTTATGGGTTTCGGAAAACAGAAAGGTCACACTCAAATTTACCGTGGTCAAGAAATCGTATCGAAACTTTTGCCCAAGATAAAACTCGAGGTTGTCATTCCTACTAAAAAAGCCGATGAAGTCATCGCCACGATTGTTAATACCTCTAAAACGGGGGAATTTGGGGATGGTAAAATTTTTGTCTTTGATGTAGCGGATACGATCCGTATTCGAACAGGCGAACACGGCGACGATGCGATTTAA